Proteins encoded within one genomic window of Haematospirillum jordaniae:
- the recA gene encoding recombinase RecA, with product MSQTAFHLVDKDTMDKQKALDAALAQIERAFGKGSVMRLGQNNSVADIEAVSTGSLGLDLALGIGGLPRGRIIEIYGPESSGKTTLALHVIAEAQRVGGACAFIDAEHALDPVYARKLGVNPDELFISQPDAGEQALEIADTLVRSGAIDVLVVDSVAALVPRAELEGEMGDSHVGLHARLMSQALRKLTSSVARSNTLVIFINQIRMKIGVMFGSPETTTGGNALKFYASVRLDIRRVGQIKDRDDVVGNQTRVKVVKNKVAPPFKVIDFDIMYGEGISKTGELLDLGVKAGLVEKSGAWFSYRSTRIGQGRENAKQFLRDNAAMAAEIEQAIRANAGLVKDAIAVSPETDVSEDAVIAG from the coding sequence ATGTCTCAAACCGCATTCCATCTTGTTGACAAGGACACCATGGATAAACAAAAAGCCCTAGACGCCGCACTTGCTCAGATCGAACGTGCCTTTGGCAAAGGGTCTGTCATGCGGCTTGGTCAAAATAACTCTGTAGCCGATATAGAGGCTGTATCGACTGGTTCCTTGGGTCTTGACCTTGCCCTTGGCATAGGTGGCTTGCCCCGTGGTCGGATCATAGAGATTTATGGCCCGGAAAGTTCTGGCAAGACAACACTGGCTCTGCATGTCATTGCTGAAGCACAGCGTGTCGGTGGAGCGTGCGCTTTCATTGATGCTGAACACGCACTGGATCCTGTTTATGCCCGCAAACTAGGCGTGAATCCGGACGAACTGTTTATCTCTCAGCCTGATGCTGGAGAGCAGGCGCTTGAAATTGCAGATACTTTGGTTCGTTCCGGTGCGATCGACGTACTGGTCGTTGATTCTGTCGCTGCTCTCGTTCCCAGGGCCGAACTTGAAGGTGAAATGGGTGACAGCCATGTTGGACTGCATGCCCGCCTGATGAGCCAAGCTCTGCGCAAGTTGACGTCTTCTGTTGCCCGATCCAATACTCTCGTTATCTTTATCAACCAAATTCGAATGAAAATCGGTGTGATGTTCGGGAGCCCCGAAACAACAACCGGCGGGAACGCGTTGAAGTTTTACGCATCGGTGCGTCTTGATATTCGTCGCGTAGGCCAGATCAAGGATCGTGATGATGTTGTTGGCAACCAGACTAGGGTCAAGGTTGTGAAGAACAAGGTTGCCCCACCTTTCAAGGTTATTGATTTTGATATCATGTACGGTGAAGGCATCTCCAAAACGGGAGAGCTTCTGGATCTGGGTGTGAAGGCTGGGCTTGTTGAAAAGTCTGGTGCTTGGTTTTCGTACCGTTCAACCCGCATCGGGCAGGGGCGTGAGAATGCCAAGCAGTTCTTGCGTGACAATGCAGCTATGGCTGCTGAGATTGAGCAGGCTATCAGAGCCAACGCCGGCTTGGTGAAGGATGCTATTGCAGTATCGCCCGAAACGGACGTTAGCGAAGATGCTGTGATAGCAGGATGA
- a CDS encoding hybrid sensor histidine kinase/response regulator: protein MIILHDLHLGGVYVLAAGILCLATCSLFFYIRHLLRDVGCLRCLLEADDVARLMVDSNGHVLAVNSRAKTFWRGSKPDAELARRIDRADEETFGALERLLSAVTRQIPENVDVMLQGERGLAEWWRIGVCPVPMTSPCAGGVIWTAQDVTAHRAIEDILRRDRDVQAEFLYLMPAGLYSVDANEQLRFVNQRLADWLGYNVNELLGMPLSSILADGSRPDAEEAWSGVLRFCDRTGNIFSAMVEQVAFDDAGETRTRSVVMRQAHTTDLSCSPVDQWFRIVFASLPVGLCLVDVEGVVTDANEAFLRLCGYDASSLKETSVRNVLAEDDRVTWDALFEQALLDGNVEAGMAREVRFCKCPDKAASLGIVPLGGALFMAFFFDNTAHRNLEIQFAQAQKMQAMGQLAGGVAHDFNNLLTAMIGFCDLLLQRHGAGDPSFADLMQIKQNANRAANLVRQLLAFSRKQPLRPRQVLVTDALTEISHLLRRLLGESIHLELRLGRDVGAIRVDPGQLDQVIINLAVNARDAMPGGGRLSIETRREMVGSPMVVGAESLSAGEYTVITVSDTGTGISRENLARIFEPFFSTKTGSVGAGTGLGLSTVYGIVRQTGGVILVDSSVGQGTKFIIYLPCADNAVTEEAEALDTGLIGIAASQRQAVGKDLSGSATILLVEDEDAVRVFASRALRNKGYRVVEACSGEQALEKLADEQDIDLLVTDMIMPGMDGATLARRVKVEKPDIQVILISGYSEEAAGGGIADSTDFSFLPKPFSLTQLAERVHAVLLRRRECVNSA, encoded by the coding sequence GTGATCATTTTGCACGATCTGCACCTTGGGGGGGTTTATGTACTGGCTGCAGGAATACTGTGCTTGGCCACGTGCAGCCTTTTCTTTTACATCCGGCACTTGCTGCGTGATGTGGGATGCCTGAGGTGTTTGCTGGAGGCCGATGATGTTGCACGTCTTATGGTGGACTCCAATGGCCATGTGCTGGCTGTAAATAGTCGTGCAAAAACTTTCTGGCGAGGGAGCAAGCCAGATGCTGAGTTGGCCCGTCGCATTGATCGTGCAGATGAGGAAACGTTTGGTGCCCTTGAGCGTTTGCTCTCTGCGGTGACGCGTCAAATTCCGGAAAATGTGGACGTTATGTTACAGGGTGAACGCGGGCTTGCGGAATGGTGGCGCATCGGGGTCTGTCCAGTGCCCATGACATCGCCGTGTGCCGGGGGGGTGATCTGGACGGCACAGGATGTTACAGCGCATCGTGCCATAGAAGATATACTGCGTCGTGACCGTGATGTTCAGGCGGAGTTTCTCTACCTTATGCCAGCAGGACTGTACTCTGTTGATGCTAATGAGCAGCTGCGCTTTGTGAACCAGCGTCTTGCAGACTGGCTTGGGTACAACGTGAATGAACTGCTGGGAATGCCCTTGTCCAGTATTCTGGCGGATGGCAGCCGGCCAGATGCCGAGGAGGCGTGGAGCGGTGTGCTCCGTTTTTGTGACCGCACCGGGAATATTTTTTCTGCGATGGTGGAGCAGGTAGCCTTTGATGATGCCGGAGAAACACGTACGCGCAGCGTCGTCATGCGTCAGGCCCATACAACAGACTTGTCCTGCTCTCCCGTAGACCAGTGGTTCCGTATTGTATTTGCTTCCCTTCCCGTAGGCTTGTGCCTTGTCGATGTTGAAGGCGTTGTAACCGATGCCAATGAAGCCTTTCTGCGTCTGTGTGGGTATGATGCTTCGTCGTTGAAAGAAACATCTGTTCGCAATGTGTTGGCAGAGGATGACCGTGTCACATGGGATGCTCTGTTTGAACAGGCCCTGCTGGACGGCAATGTCGAGGCCGGTATGGCTCGTGAAGTGCGTTTCTGCAAATGCCCTGACAAGGCAGCCTCTCTTGGCATTGTCCCCTTGGGTGGGGCTTTATTTATGGCATTTTTCTTCGATAATACCGCTCACCGTAATCTGGAAATACAGTTTGCCCAAGCCCAAAAGATGCAGGCCATGGGGCAGCTTGCTGGTGGTGTTGCCCATGATTTTAATAATTTGCTGACCGCGATGATTGGTTTCTGTGATTTGTTGTTGCAGAGGCATGGGGCTGGTGATCCATCCTTTGCCGATCTGATGCAGATCAAGCAAAATGCCAATCGTGCAGCCAACTTGGTACGTCAACTGCTTGCATTCTCGCGGAAACAACCTTTGAGGCCTCGCCAGGTTCTGGTTACCGATGCTCTGACTGAAATCAGTCATCTTCTCCGGCGCTTGCTGGGGGAAAGCATACATCTTGAGCTGCGCCTTGGACGAGATGTCGGGGCGATCAGGGTTGATCCAGGGCAGCTGGACCAAGTGATCATTAACCTTGCCGTTAATGCCAGGGATGCAATGCCGGGCGGTGGGCGCCTGAGTATAGAAACGCGACGTGAGATGGTTGGTAGCCCCATGGTTGTTGGAGCTGAAAGTCTTTCTGCCGGAGAATACACGGTTATTACTGTTTCTGATACCGGGACCGGTATTTCAAGAGAGAACCTCGCTCGTATTTTTGAACCGTTCTTCTCAACAAAGACAGGAAGTGTTGGAGCTGGAACAGGTCTTGGTTTATCGACAGTCTATGGAATTGTTCGTCAGACAGGTGGCGTAATCCTTGTGGATTCCAGCGTCGGGCAGGGAACAAAATTTATCATTTATCTGCCTTGTGCAGACAATGCAGTTACAGAAGAGGCTGAAGCCTTGGATACTGGCTTGATCGGGATCGCAGCGTCACAACGACAGGCCGTAGGAAAGGATCTATCCGGAAGCGCGACGATTCTTTTGGTGGAGGATGAGGATGCTGTTCGGGTTTTTGCATCACGTGCGCTTCGTAACAAGGGCTATCGCGTTGTTGAAGCCTGTAGCGGGGAGCAGGCGCTGGAGAAACTGGCTGATGAGCAGGATATTGATCTGCTGGTTACCGACATGATCATGCCCGGGATGGATGGTGCGACATTAGCGCGCAGGGTGAAGGTAGAAAAGCCTGATATTCAGGTGATCCTTATCTCCGGCTATTCCGAAGAAGCAGCCGGTGGCGGTATCGCGGACTCAACCGATTTTTCATTTCTTCCGAAACCATTTTCCCTGACGCAGTTGGCAGAGCGTGTTCATGCTGTCCTTCTTCGTCGAAGAGAGTGCGTGAATTCTGCCTGA
- the flhB gene encoding flagellar biosynthesis protein FlhB yields the protein MAEDEDKESKTEEPSERKLQRARQEGQVAISQEIKSLLMLVTALALVAMLAPWLSGQLKKHLGSLLASVHAVPLDPEGFRMWFLHAILKGIIFLSPVFAITFLAAILSGTLQYGLVFTPKKIAPKLSNISMISGFRRIFSRNQLFELAKGVLKIILVTAVLLALVVPQLATPEVYMALDPTVVLENLHTLLVLVLSGVVVTFSLVAAADWWWQRYRHREQLKMTKQEVKDEHKDTEGDPQIKGKIRQMRLQRSRQRMMAAVPQASVVITNPTHYAVALRYEMDEMPAPKLVAKGVDSLALRIRAIAEEHDIPIMENPPLARVLYSAVELDQEIPPEHYKAVAEVIGYVMKLKRAGLTGRGRRSGQGADRVTAEERGQTL from the coding sequence ATGGCGGAAGACGAAGACAAGGAATCCAAGACCGAGGAGCCTTCCGAGCGAAAGCTCCAGCGTGCCCGACAGGAAGGGCAGGTTGCTATATCCCAAGAAATCAAGAGTCTGCTGATGCTGGTCACGGCACTGGCCTTGGTGGCCATGCTGGCTCCTTGGTTATCCGGGCAATTGAAAAAGCATCTTGGCAGTCTTTTGGCCAGTGTGCATGCAGTCCCACTGGATCCGGAAGGTTTCAGGATGTGGTTCCTGCACGCGATTTTGAAGGGTATTATTTTTTTATCGCCTGTTTTTGCCATTACATTCTTGGCAGCGATTTTGTCTGGTACCCTTCAATATGGGCTTGTGTTCACACCGAAGAAGATTGCACCGAAATTATCCAACATCAGCATGATCAGCGGCTTCCGTCGCATTTTTTCCCGTAATCAGCTTTTTGAGCTGGCAAAAGGTGTGCTGAAAATCATCCTAGTCACGGCTGTATTGCTTGCCTTGGTGGTGCCGCAGCTTGCTACCCCAGAGGTTTATATGGCCCTAGATCCTACGGTGGTTCTGGAGAATCTACACACGTTGCTGGTCCTTGTTTTGTCGGGTGTTGTGGTGACGTTCTCTCTTGTTGCTGCAGCAGACTGGTGGTGGCAGCGCTACCGGCATCGCGAGCAGTTGAAAATGACTAAGCAGGAGGTCAAGGACGAACACAAGGATACGGAGGGTGATCCCCAGATCAAGGGCAAGATCAGGCAGATGCGGTTGCAGCGTTCGCGGCAACGTATGATGGCGGCTGTTCCACAAGCCAGCGTTGTTATCACAAACCCGACCCACTATGCGGTGGCCTTACGTTACGAGATGGATGAAATGCCTGCCCCGAAACTGGTCGCCAAGGGCGTGGACAGCCTTGCCCTGCGTATTCGTGCCATTGCTGAGGAACATGATATCCCGATCATGGAAAACCCCCCGTTAGCGCGTGTGCTGTATTCCGCTGTGGAGCTGGACCAAGAAATTCCTCCGGAGCATTACAAGGCTGTGGCTGAGGTCATTGGGTACGTTATGAAGCTGAAGAGAGCAGGGCTTACAGGTCGCGGCAGGCGTTCCGGGCAGGGGGCAGACCGTGTCACGGCAGAAGAAAGAGGACAGACCTTGTGA
- a CDS encoding flagellar biosynthetic protein FliR, with product MTLSEFLGLNTFHLLLTFCRVGSMMVTMPGFSVGYFNVQARLLLGIGVTLVMAPVLGPVLPGLPATVGPLAFFIIIEVFYGIFLGLIGQAVTASIHLAGTSISQNSGLMNAMVFDPVTESQGALVIGMLTTIALVSIFVMDLHHLMLQALYHSYALFPVGQNPVAEDHLTTWLDILAKSFLLGLSMAMPFIVFGIVFQSSMGLMSRLSPQLNVFFVALPVQILFGLGVLWVTVPALMMWFLRHLEDVLMTFTAG from the coding sequence GTGACGCTCTCGGAATTCCTTGGTTTGAACACGTTCCATCTTTTGCTGACATTCTGCCGTGTCGGAAGCATGATGGTAACCATGCCGGGTTTCTCGGTTGGTTATTTCAATGTTCAGGCCCGTCTGCTTCTGGGTATTGGCGTGACATTGGTCATGGCCCCTGTTCTGGGGCCTGTTCTTCCCGGCTTACCCGCCACTGTTGGTCCTTTGGCTTTCTTCATCATAATCGAGGTTTTTTACGGTATTTTCCTAGGGCTGATCGGGCAGGCGGTGACAGCTTCCATCCATTTGGCCGGAACCTCCATCAGCCAGAACTCCGGGCTGATGAATGCCATGGTTTTTGATCCTGTTACGGAATCGCAGGGTGCACTTGTTATTGGTATGCTGACGACAATTGCACTGGTCAGCATTTTTGTGATGGATCTACACCATCTGATGTTGCAGGCTCTTTACCATTCCTATGCCTTGTTTCCGGTGGGACAGAACCCGGTTGCCGAAGATCATTTGACAACATGGCTTGATATTCTGGCGAAAAGCTTCTTGCTTGGCCTGTCTATGGCCATGCCTTTCATTGTTTTCGGGATTGTTTTCCAGTCTTCGATGGGATTGATGTCCCGCCTGTCGCCGCAGCTAAACGTGTTTTTTGTTGCCCTGCCTGTTCAGATCCTGTTCGGACTTGGGGTATTGTGGGTTACAGTGCCAGCCTTGATGATGTGGTTCCTGCGTCATCTGGAGGATGTTCTCATGACGTTTACCGCGGGCTGA
- the fliQ gene encoding flagellar biosynthesis protein FliQ, giving the protein MNETQILDIARDSVWVMIVIAAPVLLVGLAVGLLVSLFQALTSLQEATLVFVPKMLIVFGAIIFLLPFMLRHITQFTQQIMDLIISLP; this is encoded by the coding sequence ATGAATGAGACGCAAATTCTTGATATTGCCCGCGACAGCGTATGGGTCATGATTGTTATTGCTGCACCGGTCCTCTTGGTTGGTTTGGCTGTGGGTCTTCTGGTTTCCCTGTTTCAGGCTTTGACATCCTTGCAGGAAGCAACGCTTGTCTTTGTTCCCAAGATGCTGATTGTGTTTGGCGCCATCATCTTTCTTCTTCCTTTTATGCTGCGCCATATCACGCAGTTTACCCAGCAAATTATGGATCTGATTATTTCGCTGCCCTGA
- a CDS encoding flagellar hook-basal body complex protein FliE, which yields MTNSISSAIQAYRTAARQVLGSATETAETVRAATSSVGAPSPENGLFGDMVRSSLKEAVQVQRTAEAVSLRGIAGEADMRDVVLAVSNAETTLNTVVAIRDRVVSAYQEILKMPI from the coding sequence ATGACCAATTCTATTTCCAGCGCCATACAGGCATACCGGACAGCTGCTCGTCAGGTTCTGGGATCGGCCACGGAAACGGCCGAGACTGTTCGTGCCGCAACATCCTCCGTTGGTGCTCCATCACCTGAAAATGGCCTTTTTGGCGATATGGTCCGGTCTTCCCTGAAGGAGGCTGTGCAGGTTCAAAGGACGGCAGAGGCTGTCAGCCTGAGGGGCATTGCCGGGGAGGCTGATATGCGTGATGTGGTTCTGGCTGTCAGCAATGCCGAGACAACGCTGAATACCGTGGTGGCAATCCGGGATCGAGTCGTGTCTGCCTATCAGGAAATCTTGAAGATGCCGATCTGA
- the flgC gene encoding flagellar basal body rod protein FlgC yields MDDLSKATSIASFGAKAQAKRLRVISENLANADSLAKTPGGEPYRRKILQFRNQLDPSLEVDTVRADRTDRDMTDFGRKYDPGHPGADEQGYVMTPNVNPLIEVMDLREAQRSYEANLNTISISRDLLGKTLDLLR; encoded by the coding sequence ATGGATGATCTTTCGAAAGCGACGTCGATCGCCTCGTTCGGGGCGAAAGCCCAGGCGAAGCGTCTGCGTGTGATTTCGGAAAATCTGGCCAATGCCGATTCTTTGGCCAAAACCCCGGGTGGCGAACCGTACCGGCGCAAGATTCTTCAATTTCGCAACCAGCTTGATCCATCCCTTGAGGTGGATACAGTGCGTGCCGATCGTACCGATCGTGACATGACCGATTTTGGGCGGAAGTATGATCCCGGGCATCCGGGTGCGGATGAGCAGGGGTATGTCATGACCCCGAACGTCAATCCGTTGATCGAAGTGATGGACCTGCGGGAAGCGCAGAGATCTTACGAGGCCAACCTGAATACAATCAGCATATCGCGTGATCTTCTGGGCAAGACATTGGATCTTCTCCGGTGA
- a CDS encoding flagellar basal body rod protein FlgB — protein MDTSKLSLFRMARTKMDWLAQRQRVLAQNISNADTPKFKAKDLRELDFGKMVLDATEPSVKPAMTNPSHMGAALPDLGPYREVAVRRTWERSIDGNPVVLEEQMEKMARGRSQYDLALQLVKKNLTMIKSALGQR, from the coding sequence ATGGATACATCCAAGTTATCGTTGTTTCGTATGGCCCGTACAAAGATGGACTGGCTTGCCCAGCGTCAGCGCGTTCTGGCCCAGAATATTTCAAACGCGGATACCCCGAAATTCAAGGCGAAAGACCTGAGGGAGCTTGATTTCGGGAAAATGGTCTTGGATGCGACGGAGCCATCTGTCAAGCCGGCCATGACCAACCCATCCCACATGGGGGCCGCCCTGCCGGATCTGGGTCCGTATCGCGAAGTTGCTGTGCGCAGAACATGGGAGCGTTCCATTGACGGCAATCCCGTTGTTCTTGAGGAGCAGATGGAAAAGATGGCCAGGGGGCGGTCCCAGTACGATCTAGCCTTGCAGTTGGTCAAGAAGAACCTGACAATGATTAAGTCCGCGCTTGGGCAGCGTTGA
- a CDS encoding EscU/YscU/HrcU family type III secretion system export apparatus switch protein, whose translation MNTGTPKPPPESGSGSHQDGNASASTQPIAVAVDHDPSVDAIPRVVASGRGFVADQILNIAFASGVKVRQDADLAQILSAVDLDSEIPTEAFAAVAELLVYVYRANGAYPLPPAAPHLGGAMP comes from the coding sequence GTGAATACCGGCACCCCCAAACCACCACCGGAGTCCGGATCCGGGTCACACCAAGACGGTAACGCGTCCGCAAGCACACAGCCCATCGCCGTCGCTGTGGATCACGATCCGTCCGTTGATGCAATTCCTAGGGTTGTTGCATCAGGGCGCGGGTTCGTTGCGGACCAGATTCTGAATATTGCTTTCGCAAGTGGTGTAAAAGTCCGGCAGGATGCCGACTTGGCCCAGATACTATCTGCTGTTGATCTGGACTCTGAAATTCCGACCGAAGCTTTTGCCGCCGTGGCAGAACTACTGGTGTATGTCTATCGAGCAAACGGGGCCTATCCACTGCCCCCTGCGGCACCACACCTCGGAGGAGCAATGCCATGA
- a CDS encoding flagellar biosynthetic protein FliO yields the protein MDTDFYLRPLLALFLVIGMIFMAGAVVRRISPIRSWAGKRSAPSLEITERLNLDARRQLVLVRHNDREHLILLGNTSELLIDAGQVAPSFTTTEQETAQHTICADTLLPEPERVP from the coding sequence ATGGACACAGACTTTTATCTTCGGCCACTGCTTGCCCTTTTTCTGGTTATCGGCATGATTTTCATGGCTGGTGCCGTTGTGCGACGCATCAGCCCGATACGCTCGTGGGCTGGAAAACGTTCTGCCCCAAGCTTGGAAATTACGGAACGCCTGAACCTAGATGCCCGCCGACAGCTTGTCCTTGTCCGGCACAATGATCGTGAACACCTCATCCTTCTCGGAAACACCAGTGAATTATTGATTGACGCGGGCCAAGTAGCACCAAGCTTCACAACGACAGAACAGGAGACAGCGCAACATACCATTTGTGCGGACACCTTGTTGCCAGAGCCGGAGAGAGTGCCATGA
- the fliP gene encoding flagellar type III secretion system pore protein FliP (The bacterial flagellar biogenesis protein FliP forms a type III secretion system (T3SS)-type pore required for flagellar assembly.), producing MRNRLFSIPSKATLLFLLLILLLPHEALAQQINLDFGPSGSGSTTATIVRLILLMTVLTLAPSFLLMVTCFTRLIVVFSVLRNAMGTGTTPPNQVMASLALFMTIFIMQPTLETAWKQGMEPMMNDQIDEFEAFDRSVMPFRMFMVEHTRPKDLQLFMDMANLEPVEGPEQTPLRALIPAFMISELLRAFEIGFLIYLPFIIIDMVIASVLMSMGMMMLPPMMLALPFKLVFFVLVDGWHLLVGSLVQSYGILQ from the coding sequence ATGAGAAACAGGCTTTTCAGCATACCGAGCAAGGCAACACTTTTGTTCCTGTTGCTCATACTCCTGCTACCACACGAGGCCCTTGCCCAACAAATCAACCTTGATTTCGGACCATCCGGGAGCGGATCAACAACAGCGACCATTGTTCGGCTGATTTTGCTGATGACAGTGCTAACATTGGCACCGTCCTTTCTGCTGATGGTAACCTGCTTCACCCGACTGATTGTTGTTTTCTCTGTCCTGCGGAATGCCATGGGAACAGGAACGACGCCTCCCAATCAGGTTATGGCCAGCTTGGCACTGTTCATGACCATTTTTATTATGCAGCCAACCCTTGAGACCGCATGGAAACAAGGGATGGAGCCGATGATGAATGACCAGATTGACGAATTCGAGGCATTTGACCGTTCCGTTATGCCCTTTCGCATGTTTATGGTCGAACACACACGCCCCAAGGATTTACAGCTCTTCATGGATATGGCCAATCTTGAGCCGGTAGAAGGGCCGGAACAGACGCCGCTACGGGCCCTGATACCCGCTTTCATGATCTCGGAACTTCTAAGGGCTTTCGAAATCGGGTTCCTGATCTACCTTCCGTTCATCATCATCGACATGGTCATTGCCAGTGTGTTGATGAGCATGGGCATGATGATGCTGCCACCCATGATGCTGGCCCTGCCCTTCAAGCTTGTTTTCTTTGTGCTGGTTGATGGCTGGCACCTGCTGGTTGGCTCTCTTGTCCAGAGCTACGGAATCCTGCAATAG
- a CDS encoding Lrp/AsnC family transcriptional regulator: MLDNLDRQILDALRADAREPTAALARRLDVSRSTIQHRIKRLEEQGIIESYTIRLADEFSRRIIRAHVLISVSPKHAARVSSGIKPMLEVRALHAISGAFDMIAEVAAETMDALDTITDRIGSITGVERTQTLILMSTRFSR, translated from the coding sequence ATGCTGGATAATCTGGATCGCCAGATTCTGGATGCATTACGTGCTGATGCTCGGGAACCGACCGCAGCCTTGGCCAGACGACTGGATGTGTCACGCAGCACCATCCAGCACCGGATCAAACGCCTTGAGGAACAAGGTATTATTGAAAGCTATACAATTCGTCTGGCTGATGAGTTTTCCCGGCGCATAATACGGGCTCATGTCCTGATCAGCGTATCCCCCAAACATGCGGCGCGGGTGTCCAGCGGAATAAAGCCAATGCTGGAAGTCAGGGCTCTCCACGCCATCAGTGGTGCATTTGACATGATTGCCGAAGTTGCTGCCGAAACAATGGATGCCCTTGATACAATCACAGACCGCATTGGAAGCATCACGGGCGTCGAACGCACACAGACCCTTATTCTGATGTCGACACGCTTCTCCCGTTAA